One stretch of Leptospira bourretii DNA includes these proteins:
- a CDS encoding LIC10067 family putative lipoprotein, giving the protein MRRILYTIGFSLVLGNSFSCKTSSNEDPLASLLTSPPVVSSVTPQIGTPAQNNLNATYAATEVVIKGENFGIDPVIRFNDIVATISLNTGTELYTRVPDGAFSGFITVSKSGGSCLPNSKTGVNCAGMEYFIDCYTVANKQYGSEIELKQGQSLSIEFDGQETKAFHTDTLLSSRNLTIGCESTVTVRVFDRSCRATDYVLQNDPVIPFPAGVATQFFLTAQSATCSLAL; this is encoded by the coding sequence ATGAGAAGGATTTTATACACAATCGGATTCTCACTAGTACTTGGAAACAGTTTTTCATGTAAAACTTCTTCCAACGAAGATCCTCTTGCCTCCCTTTTAACCTCTCCTCCTGTTGTATCTTCTGTGACTCCACAAATTGGAACTCCTGCCCAAAACAATCTGAATGCCACCTATGCGGCTACTGAAGTTGTGATTAAAGGCGAAAATTTTGGAATCGATCCTGTGATCCGATTTAATGATATTGTTGCGACGATCAGTCTCAATACAGGAACAGAATTATACACCCGAGTACCAGATGGGGCTTTTTCTGGTTTCATCACTGTATCTAAATCAGGTGGATCTTGTTTGCCAAATTCCAAAACAGGCGTTAATTGTGCTGGAATGGAATACTTTATCGACTGCTATACGGTCGCAAACAAACAATACGGTTCTGAAATCGAACTCAAACAAGGGCAGAGTTTGTCGATCGAATTTGATGGGCAAGAAACCAAAGCCTTCCATACAGATACCTTGTTATCCTCTAGAAACTTAACCATTGGATGTGAAAGTACGGTGACCGTTAGAGTTTTTGATCGGTCATGCCGGGCAACAGATTACGTCTTACAAAATGATCCGGTCATCCCATTTCCAGCAGGTGTGGCTACGCAATTCTTCCTTACTGCTCAATCAGCAACTTGTAGTTTGGCTCTTTAA